The following coding sequences are from one Candidatus Nitrohelix vancouverensis window:
- a CDS encoding glycosyltransferase, whose amino-acid sequence MNVSIIIPAYNEAGVLEQTLSRIRRLNPHEIIVIDGGSDDATRSIAEREGAKITSSPSGRALQMNAGAQIAGGEILLFLHADSAVTPEGFQKMIAAMNNDSVLGGAFSLRIDSPKWALRLISKLATLRSRYFHLVYGDQAIFVRKSIFDQMQGFATLPICEDIEFYLRLRKQGRTILLQETALTSARRWNQEGIFYTTARNILIAGLFLMGFSPRILSQWYLSIR is encoded by the coding sequence ATGAACGTATCTATCATCATCCCCGCCTACAACGAAGCTGGGGTATTAGAACAGACGCTGAGCCGCATCCGGCGACTCAATCCCCACGAAATCATTGTCATAGATGGAGGAAGCGACGACGCCACGCGATCCATCGCTGAACGGGAGGGAGCAAAAATTACATCCTCCCCTTCAGGGAGAGCATTACAAATGAATGCGGGCGCCCAAATAGCCGGCGGGGAAATTCTACTCTTCCTGCATGCGGACAGCGCGGTGACTCCTGAAGGATTTCAGAAAATGATCGCGGCGATGAACAACGACTCCGTTCTCGGCGGCGCTTTCAGTCTGCGCATCGACTCTCCCAAATGGGCGCTCCGCCTGATCTCGAAACTGGCGACCCTGAGATCGCGATATTTCCATCTCGTCTACGGCGACCAGGCCATTTTCGTGCGCAAGTCCATTTTCGACCAAATGCAGGGTTTCGCAACGCTTCCCATCTGCGAAGACATTGAATTTTATCTCCGGCTGAGAAAACAAGGCCGAACGATCCTGCTTCAAGAAACCGCCCTCACCTCGGCGCGGCGATGGAATCAGGAAGGCATTTTTTATACGACCGCGCGAAATATTTTGATCGCCGGATTATTCCTGATGGGTTTTTCGCCGCGAATATTGAGCCAATGGTATCTTTCCATCCGCTGA
- a CDS encoding cytochrome bc complex cytochrome b subunit, with the protein MTNRTVETVKERLGIGVLDYPVPAHANSIGYSLGGMTATAFTVLVVTGMLLAQFYVPDPERANRSIHYLMDQVYLGWFLRGMHFWAAEILSVTMFLHLVRVFITASYKKPREINWLIGVGLLGLMVGLLFTGTVIKWDQEAYEALAHFLWVAEKMGIWGLPLTEAFAQGVPLLSRIYMAHISLLPIVTIMLLGLHLFYVKYHKLSPLPNADVAETKTISFTQHMAYLQRGGIGIFALICLLATLIAPPLGDQPFMGMEVTKPPWQFVWIYALENVWVPFLVVAPAIIGLGLVSVPFVDRSEERHWKRRPIAMAILALSIITLVALIIWGTVTTMTHSM; encoded by the coding sequence ATGACAAATCGAACGGTTGAAACGGTTAAGGAACGTTTGGGCATCGGCGTGCTGGACTACCCGGTACCCGCCCACGCCAACAGCATCGGCTATTCCCTCGGAGGGATGACCGCCACCGCCTTCACCGTTCTCGTTGTCACCGGCATGTTGCTGGCGCAATTTTACGTGCCCGACCCGGAACGCGCCAACCGGAGCATTCATTACCTGATGGATCAAGTGTATCTCGGCTGGTTTCTTCGCGGCATGCACTTCTGGGCGGCGGAAATTCTGAGTGTGACGATGTTCCTGCATCTGGTTCGCGTTTTCATCACCGCCTCTTACAAGAAACCAAGAGAAATCAACTGGCTCATTGGCGTCGGACTGCTCGGCCTGATGGTCGGCCTGCTGTTCACGGGAACCGTGATCAAATGGGATCAGGAGGCCTATGAAGCTCTCGCTCATTTCCTCTGGGTCGCAGAAAAAATGGGGATTTGGGGCCTGCCTCTAACGGAAGCTTTCGCGCAGGGCGTGCCTCTATTGTCGAGAATCTATATGGCGCATATTTCATTACTGCCGATCGTGACCATCATGTTGCTGGGCTTACATCTGTTTTATGTGAAATACCACAAACTGTCCCCGTTGCCGAACGCAGACGTCGCCGAAACCAAAACCATCTCCTTCACGCAACACATGGCCTATTTACAACGCGGCGGTATCGGAATATTTGCTCTGATCTGCCTGCTGGCAACGCTGATTGCGCCGCCGCTTGGAGATCAGCCGTTCATGGGCATGGAAGTCACCAAGCCGCCCTGGCAGTTTGTCTGGATCTATGCGCTGGAAAACGTATGGGTTCCCTTTCTCGTTGTGGCTCCCGCCATCATCGGTCTGGGTCTGGTTTCGGTTCCCTTTGTCGACCGAAGCGAAGAACGTCACTGGAAACGCCGCCCCATCGCGATGGCGATACTGGCGCTTTCCATCATCACCCTTGTCGCCTTGATCATCTGGGGTACCGTCACCACCATGACGCATTCCATGTGA
- the speA gene encoding biosynthetic arginine decarboxylase — protein sequence MSKWTVDDAKELYNIPGWGAGYFDVNQQGHVVVRPDKSSKHVIDLKALTEDIQAKGYSLPALIRFSDILKSSIASLVNSFKRSIKEYGYEGEYHGVYPIKVNQQRQVVEEIVKFGRPFNIGLEAGSKPELHAILAIMDNPEALLICNGYKDEPFIRLALMSQKLGKKVFIVVEKLNELALILRVAEELNIRPNIGLRIKLVSAGSGKWASSTGEYSKFGLNSIELVEALELAKKANALDCIQLIHFHLGSQITNIRRIKDSLKEIGRFYSELRRWGCNVNYIDVGGGLGVDYDGSRSTFSSSMNYSVQEYANDVVYHILEICQEENLPHPNIISESGRAMTAYHSMLVFNVLDVTSFPEWDDSIKVPENAPDVVHEIYDVLQSTSNRNINESWHDAMHLKDEAQSQYLLGLIKLEDRALLERIFWGIGRKIVKLAARLKYMPEDIELLDKNLRDKYFCNFSVFQSVPDSWAIDHIFPVIPIQRLNEQPTHKATLEDITCDSDGTLDNFIGQHKGPDSSLAVHKIEHGESYQIGIFLIGSYQEILGDLHNLFGDTNTFHVSLQKDGSLKYEQIIEGENVTDVLDYVQFRADELAGRVAGYLIGCVHKGSITQEEADEYLNLYKSGLNGYTYLVKPMIEEETETS from the coding sequence ATGTCGAAATGGACGGTAGACGACGCAAAGGAACTTTATAATATCCCGGGTTGGGGAGCGGGCTATTTTGACGTCAACCAGCAGGGCCATGTCGTGGTCCGCCCGGATAAAAGCAGTAAGCATGTCATCGACCTGAAAGCGTTAACGGAAGATATCCAGGCCAAGGGCTATTCGCTTCCCGCGCTCATCCGTTTTTCCGACATTTTAAAATCAAGCATCGCCTCTTTGGTAAACTCGTTCAAACGCTCGATCAAGGAATATGGCTACGAAGGCGAATATCACGGCGTCTACCCCATCAAAGTCAATCAACAGCGCCAGGTCGTCGAAGAGATTGTCAAATTCGGTCGCCCCTTTAATATCGGTCTTGAAGCCGGTTCCAAACCCGAGTTGCACGCCATTCTGGCGATCATGGACAATCCCGAAGCCCTCTTGATCTGCAATGGCTACAAGGATGAACCCTTCATTCGTCTGGCCTTGATGAGTCAGAAGCTCGGCAAAAAAGTTTTTATCGTCGTCGAAAAACTGAACGAATTAGCCCTCATTCTCAGAGTCGCTGAAGAACTCAACATCCGCCCCAACATCGGCCTGCGCATCAAACTCGTGAGCGCGGGTTCCGGCAAATGGGCGTCGTCCACCGGCGAATACTCGAAATTCGGACTCAACTCCATCGAACTGGTGGAAGCGCTCGAGCTGGCCAAGAAAGCAAACGCGCTGGATTGCATTCAATTGATCCATTTTCATCTGGGGAGTCAGATCACCAATATCCGCCGCATCAAAGACAGTCTGAAGGAGATCGGGCGATTTTATTCCGAACTTCGCCGCTGGGGATGCAACGTCAACTACATCGACGTCGGCGGCGGCCTCGGCGTCGATTACGACGGTTCTCGATCCACCTTTTCATCCAGTATGAATTACTCCGTTCAGGAATATGCAAACGACGTGGTCTATCATATTCTGGAAATTTGTCAGGAAGAAAATCTGCCGCATCCGAATATCATTTCCGAATCCGGTCGGGCCATGACCGCTTACCATTCCATGCTGGTCTTCAACGTGCTTGACGTGACTTCTTTCCCGGAATGGGACGATTCGATCAAGGTTCCGGAAAACGCTCCGGATGTGGTGCATGAAATTTACGACGTTCTTCAATCCACCTCGAACCGCAATATCAACGAGTCCTGGCACGACGCGATGCACCTTAAAGATGAAGCTCAGTCGCAGTACCTTCTCGGACTGATCAAGCTTGAAGACCGCGCCCTGCTCGAAAGAATCTTCTGGGGCATTGGCAGAAAAATTGTCAAGCTGGCGGCTCGCCTCAAATACATGCCGGAAGACATCGAATTGCTGGACAAGAATCTACGCGACAAATATTTCTGCAACTTCTCCGTCTTTCAATCCGTTCCCGACTCCTGGGCCATCGACCATATTTTCCCGGTCATCCCCATTCAGCGATTGAACGAACAACCAACGCACAAAGCGACGCTGGAAGACATCACCTGCGACAGCGACGGCACCCTCGATAATTTCATCGGGCAACACAAGGGACCCGACTCCAGCCTCGCCGTTCATAAAATCGAACACGGAGAGTCTTACCAGATCGGTATTTTTTTGATTGGGTCCTATCAGGAAATTCTGGGGGACTTGCACAATTTGTTTGGCGACACCAACACCTTCCACGTTTCCCTGCAAAAAGACGGGTCGTTGAAGTATGAGCAAATCATCGAAGGGGAAAACGTGACGGATGTTCTGGATTATGTGCAGTTTCGCGCCGATGAGTTAGCCGGGCGCGTTGCCGGTTACCTGATCGGTTGCGTGCATAAAGGCTCCATCACGCAAGAAGAAGCCGACGAATATTTGAATCTCTACAAAAGCGGTTTGAACGGATACACCTATCTGGTCAAGCCGATGATTGAGGAAGAGACCGAAACGTCTTAG
- a CDS encoding cyclic nucleotide-binding domain-containing protein, producing MEHDVEWVRGVLKGIEVFSTLEDDEVNDFIDQMAFYQFKKNETIIKQGEASDFFFVVYEGSIKVTVKKMFFQQKQVAVLKRGDVFGEMALLTHSNRNATLVTQQLSSCFVLFKSSFQYIVNKNPFFKTRLQAIVRQREEEIRNA from the coding sequence ATGGAACATGACGTTGAGTGGGTGAGGGGCGTTCTAAAAGGGATCGAGGTATTTTCAACGCTTGAAGATGATGAAGTGAATGATTTCATCGATCAGATGGCATTTTATCAGTTTAAAAAAAACGAGACCATCATCAAACAGGGCGAAGCCTCTGACTTCTTCTTTGTTGTTTATGAAGGATCGATTAAGGTCACCGTCAAGAAAATGTTTTTTCAACAGAAGCAGGTTGCCGTGTTGAAACGAGGGGACGTGTTTGGAGAGATGGCTTTGCTAACGCACTCGAACCGGAACGCCACGCTGGTGACTCAACAGCTTTCTTCCTGTTTTGTATTGTTCAAATCCAGCTTTCAGTACATCGTTAACAAGAACCCTTTCTTCAAGACGCGCCTGCAGGCGATTGTCCGGCAACGCGAAGAAGAAATCAGAAACGCTTGA
- the ald gene encoding alanine dehydrogenase: MIIGVPKEIKVHEYRVALTPAGVHDLIRQGHQVLVQSDAGEGSGIEDADFEAEGAEIADRNTVFAKADMIVKVKEPQEEEYELLREGQILYTYLHLAPAPELTKRLLERKIIGIAYETVQSRDGSLPLLIPMSEVAGRMSIHEGAKYLERENGGRGILLGGVPGVDPGNVVIIGGGVVGSNAAKMAVGTGANVTLLDTNLQRLRYLDDIYGARLKTLMSNRFNLEESLSNADLVVGAVLITGAKAPQLVTRKMLNLMRPGAVIVDVGIDQGGIFETSRPTTHSDPIFKLDGIVHYCVTNMPGAVARTATFALTNATFPFALALANKGFKRALSEDPALKAGLNLYRGKVTHPAVAEALGYPVLSPDEALQS, encoded by the coding sequence ATGATTATTGGCGTCCCGAAGGAAATAAAAGTTCATGAATATCGCGTCGCTTTGACGCCTGCTGGTGTGCACGACCTGATCCGGCAGGGCCATCAGGTTCTTGTGCAGTCTGACGCCGGCGAGGGAAGCGGCATCGAAGACGCGGACTTTGAAGCCGAAGGGGCTGAAATTGCTGATAGAAACACCGTGTTTGCCAAGGCGGATATGATCGTCAAGGTCAAGGAACCGCAGGAGGAGGAGTACGAACTTCTGCGCGAGGGACAAATTTTATACACCTACCTGCATCTGGCGCCTGCTCCTGAATTGACAAAACGCTTGCTGGAGAGAAAAATCATCGGCATTGCATACGAAACGGTACAGTCGCGCGACGGTTCCCTGCCGCTATTGATCCCCATGAGCGAAGTGGCGGGGCGCATGTCGATCCACGAGGGGGCCAAGTATCTGGAGCGTGAAAACGGCGGTCGCGGCATCTTGCTGGGCGGCGTGCCGGGCGTCGATCCGGGAAATGTTGTGATCATTGGCGGCGGCGTGGTCGGTAGCAATGCGGCCAAGATGGCAGTCGGCACGGGCGCGAACGTGACGCTTCTCGACACCAATTTGCAGAGGCTTCGCTATCTTGACGATATTTACGGCGCCCGACTCAAAACCCTCATGTCGAACCGCTTCAATCTCGAAGAATCTCTGTCCAACGCCGATCTGGTGGTCGGCGCGGTTCTTATCACCGGCGCCAAGGCGCCTCAACTCGTAACACGCAAGATGTTGAATTTGATGCGTCCGGGGGCGGTTATCGTCGATGTCGGAATTGACCAGGGCGGAATTTTTGAAACCTCTCGACCCACCACGCATAGCGACCCGATTTTCAAACTCGATGGTATTGTGCATTATTGCGTGACGAATATGCCTGGCGCAGTCGCCCGAACCGCAACCTTTGCCCTGACCAATGCAACCTTCCCTTTTGCCCTGGCGCTTGCGAATAAGGGATTCAAGCGAGCATTGAGCGAGGACCCTGCATTGAAGGCGGGTTTGAACCTGTATCGCGGTAAGGTCACGCATCCCGCAGTCGCAGAAGCGTTGGGATACCCCGTGTTATCGCCGGATGAAGCTCTGCAATCCTGA
- a CDS encoding glutaredoxin family protein — MAQIVLEIFSKKDCCLCDEMKEIVESVARDFSAEMILTDIETSEELMKAYGEKIPVLKINGEEAFFYKAPEPRLSPSTFPIKRF; from the coding sequence ATGGCCCAAATCGTTCTCGAAATTTTCAGTAAAAAAGACTGTTGTCTGTGCGATGAAATGAAGGAAATCGTGGAGAGCGTCGCGAGGGATTTTTCAGCGGAAATGATTCTCACCGACATAGAAACCAGCGAGGAATTGATGAAGGCCTACGGAGAGAAAATTCCCGTCCTGAAAATCAACGGGGAGGAAGCGTTTTTCTACAAGGCCCCCGAACCACGCCTGTCCCCCTCCACTTTTCCAATCAAGCGTTTCTGA
- the mnmA gene encoding tRNA 2-thiouridine(34) synthase MnmA: protein MTEKPKIVIAMSGGVDSSVAAALLKERGHEVVGISLQLWNYSGESDNRFGTCCSLDDLSDARRVAHKIDIPFYVLNLESEFRAEVVDYFVDEYLQGRTPIPCTLCNQKLKFDRLFQKAEAFGIERVATGHYASIVQVDGRYTIRRGEDRTRDQSYFLFNLSQSQLSRLEFPLADMAKTEVRRIATELDLVVAQKSESREICFVPDNNYAKFVASEAPHAFAEGEIVDKSGAVLGRHGGYPAFTIGQRKGLNIGGLKEPHFVTGIDPESNRITVGPKDDLIASEFYVSRANWCLDVTGPVEAEVQIRYRHSAAPAEVTPLENGRAKVSFYDPQLSITPGQAAVFYKDDCIVGGGWIE from the coding sequence ATGACGGAAAAACCAAAAATAGTCATCGCCATGAGCGGTGGGGTGGACAGTTCGGTTGCGGCGGCCTTGTTGAAGGAACGCGGCCACGAGGTGGTGGGCATTTCCTTGCAGTTGTGGAATTACAGCGGCGAGTCGGACAACCGCTTTGGCACTTGCTGTTCGCTGGACGATTTGTCGGATGCGCGTCGCGTGGCGCACAAGATCGATATTCCTTTCTATGTGCTGAATCTGGAAAGCGAGTTCCGCGCGGAGGTGGTGGATTATTTCGTCGATGAATATTTGCAGGGACGCACGCCGATCCCCTGCACCTTGTGCAATCAGAAATTGAAATTCGACCGTCTGTTTCAGAAGGCGGAGGCGTTTGGCATCGAGCGCGTGGCGACGGGGCATTACGCTTCCATCGTGCAGGTGGATGGCCGCTATACGATCCGGCGCGGCGAAGACCGGACCCGGGATCAGAGTTATTTTTTATTCAATTTGAGTCAGAGCCAGTTGTCGCGGCTTGAGTTTCCATTGGCGGATATGGCGAAGACCGAGGTGCGTCGCATTGCGACGGAGCTGGACCTCGTGGTGGCGCAGAAGTCGGAGTCGCGCGAAATCTGTTTTGTTCCCGATAATAATTACGCGAAATTTGTCGCCTCCGAGGCGCCGCATGCCTTTGCGGAAGGGGAGATCGTCGATAAGTCGGGAGCGGTTCTGGGACGTCATGGCGGTTACCCGGCTTTTACCATCGGCCAGCGCAAGGGCTTGAACATTGGCGGATTGAAAGAGCCGCATTTTGTCACCGGCATTGATCCTGAATCCAATCGCATCACCGTGGGGCCGAAGGATGATTTGATCGCCAGCGAATTTTATGTGAGTCGCGCCAACTGGTGTCTGGATGTGACCGGCCCGGTGGAGGCGGAGGTGCAGATTCGCTACCGGCATAGCGCGGCTCCTGCGGAGGTCACGCCTTTGGAGAACGGGCGCGCGAAGGTTTCTTTTTATGATCCGCAATTGTCGATCACGCCGGGACAGGCGGCGGTTTTCTACAAGGATGATTGCATCGTTGGAGGCGGCTGGATCGAATGA
- a CDS encoding 4a-hydroxytetrahydrobiopterin dehydratase, with protein sequence MVEKHALTQSELEAKLNELAPKWKMGKNEKGLSHIERVHHAAKFMEGIDFVTKVAEAAEANNHHPDIFINYKRITVRYWTHSASGVTLADVQMAQKIDPLFN encoded by the coding sequence ATGGTTGAAAAACACGCGCTCACTCAATCCGAACTGGAAGCAAAATTAAACGAACTTGCCCCCAAATGGAAAATGGGGAAAAACGAGAAAGGACTCAGCCACATTGAACGAGTCCATCACGCCGCCAAATTCATGGAAGGAATCGACTTTGTAACTAAAGTCGCCGAAGCCGCTGAAGCGAACAACCATCACCCGGATATTTTCATCAACTACAAACGCATCACCGTCCGTTACTGGACGCACAGCGCCAGCGGCGTGACCCTTGCCGACGTGCAAATGGCGCAAAAAATCGACCCACTGTTCAACTGA
- a CDS encoding arginyltransferase, which produces MLAHFIDSKSFQCGYFMDRQSLFEEYLLEDISEIEFDYLLAHGTRHFGDYFFRPRCQGCSLCVPIRVRVGDFKATRSQKRSLKSCRDVKIRMGKPKFSDEKFALYLTHKQRFTSLVDDVEDSQNFRLSFYSSTPFGVEFEYFLDGKLVGVALADITRNAFSAIYTFYDAPDPSIGLGTFSILKQLEYCVQHRINYYYLGYYIAQNKSLMYKANFRPNEVYIDNVWRPLRNAAGDRLLPESKLVWENKEFLVQATPRKDY; this is translated from the coding sequence ATGCTGGCACATTTTATCGACTCAAAATCTTTTCAGTGCGGGTATTTTATGGACCGCCAGTCGCTGTTTGAGGAATACCTTCTCGAAGATATTTCTGAAATAGAGTTCGACTATTTGCTGGCCCATGGAACCCGGCATTTCGGGGACTATTTTTTCAGGCCTCGTTGTCAGGGTTGTTCCCTTTGCGTTCCCATCCGCGTGCGGGTGGGGGATTTTAAGGCGACTCGCAGTCAGAAAAGATCGTTGAAATCCTGCCGCGATGTGAAAATTCGCATGGGCAAGCCAAAATTCAGCGATGAAAAATTCGCTCTGTATTTGACCCACAAGCAGAGGTTCACCTCGCTGGTTGACGATGTGGAAGATTCCCAGAACTTCAGGTTGTCGTTTTACTCGAGCACACCTTTCGGCGTGGAGTTCGAATATTTTCTTGACGGCAAGCTGGTTGGCGTGGCGCTGGCGGATATCACGCGAAATGCCTTCTCGGCAATTTATACTTTTTACGACGCTCCCGACCCGAGCATCGGGCTGGGAACCTTCAGCATTCTGAAACAGTTGGAGTATTGCGTCCAACATCGCATCAATTATTATTATTTAGGTTATTACATCGCGCAGAACAAATCGCTCATGTACAAGGCCAACTTCAGGCCGAACGAAGTCTATATTGATAATGTGTGGAGACCGTTGCGCAACGCGGCGGGGGATCGCTTGTTGCCGGAAAGCAAGCTGGTATGGGAGAACAAGGAGTTCCTCGTTCAGGCGACGCCAAGGAAAGATTATTAG
- a CDS encoding inositol monophosphatase: MSEALQVAVEAALAAGRIQQERVDNLGRVENKGRVGDVVTEVDILCEKEIIGRIRSKFPDHSILAEESGEDLGSSAQKWVIDPLDGTLNYTHGYPCYCVSIGLESEGELALGVVYNPCLDELFVAEKGKGATMNSKPISVSTVDDLDESLLVTGFTPQITRTLEDNLVHFGNLMKSCQAVRRPGSAAMDLVYTAMGRFEGFWEMKLKPWDTAAGTLILTEAGGKATRFDGSPYSIYDKDILVSNGRVHEAMVAILAQGIAVS, from the coding sequence ATGAGCGAAGCCTTGCAAGTAGCGGTTGAAGCGGCGCTGGCGGCGGGACGCATTCAGCAGGAGAGGGTCGATAATCTGGGCCGGGTCGAGAACAAGGGCCGGGTGGGCGACGTTGTCACCGAAGTGGACATCCTCTGCGAGAAGGAAATCATCGGGCGCATTCGCTCCAAGTTTCCAGACCATTCCATTTTAGCCGAAGAGTCGGGTGAGGATTTGGGATCGTCGGCGCAGAAATGGGTGATTGATCCTTTGGATGGAACATTGAATTACACGCACGGCTATCCTTGCTACTGCGTTTCTATCGGTCTGGAGTCGGAAGGCGAACTGGCGCTCGGCGTTGTTTACAATCCCTGTCTTGATGAATTGTTCGTTGCGGAAAAAGGCAAGGGCGCGACGATGAACTCGAAGCCGATCTCCGTTTCTACGGTGGACGATCTGGACGAGAGTCTGCTGGTCACCGGCTTCACCCCGCAAATCACGCGGACTCTGGAAGACAATCTGGTGCATTTTGGCAATTTGATGAAGTCCTGCCAGGCGGTGCGCCGACCGGGATCGGCGGCGATGGATCTGGTCTACACGGCGATGGGTCGTTTCGAAGGATTTTGGGAAATGAAGCTGAAGCCCTGGGATACTGCGGCGGGAACCCTGATCCTGACGGAAGCGGGTGGCAAGGCGACACGCTTCGACGGGAGTCCTTATTCCATCTACGACAAGGATATTCTGGTCAGCAACGGCCGGGTGCATGAAGCGATGGTCGCCATTTTGGCTCAGGGCATCGCGGTCTCCTGA
- a CDS encoding redoxin domain-containing protein, translated as MENAIETRPSKIYLPYGLLVASLVWIFVTFVNKVELEPFNTEYPAEAFLAPSFELTSLKGGKVNLADYRGKVVFINFWATWCGTCKVEMPSMEKLYQRFKDFDFEMLTISVDKDVSLIEPFLKEYNLTFPVLLDPGEEIAKKLYKTTGVPETFIVDKKGIIRFKAIGPDDWATDEYMEAFAQLIKET; from the coding sequence ATGGAAAACGCAATCGAAACACGACCTTCTAAAATATATTTACCCTACGGACTGCTAGTCGCTTCTCTGGTCTGGATATTCGTCACCTTTGTGAACAAGGTGGAGCTGGAACCTTTCAATACGGAATACCCGGCGGAAGCTTTTCTTGCGCCTTCGTTTGAACTGACTTCATTGAAAGGCGGCAAAGTGAATCTTGCGGATTATCGCGGCAAGGTCGTCTTCATCAATTTCTGGGCGACCTGGTGCGGAACCTGTAAGGTTGAAATGCCTTCAATGGAAAAACTCTATCAGCGCTTCAAAGATTTCGATTTTGAAATGCTGACCATCAGCGTGGACAAGGACGTTTCTTTAATAGAACCTTTCCTCAAGGAATACAATCTGACCTTTCCCGTATTACTGGACCCGGGCGAGGAGATCGCCAAAAAACTTTATAAAACCACCGGCGTTCCTGAAACGTTCATTGTCGACAAGAAAGGCATCATTCGCTTCAAAGCGATCGGTCCCGACGACTGGGCCACCGATGAATACATGGAAGCCTTCGCGCAATTGATTAAAGAAACCTGA
- the lysA gene encoding diaminopimelate decarboxylase yields MKIGNVNIRDITAETGTPVYIYDMNALRRSIDEIKQLSPVVRYAMKACSNGRVLKEMQVNGVKIDAVSVYEVQRALRAGFAVEDICFTSDVFFNADDVDYCLEQGVYVNCGSLGMVEEYGKAFQKQGKGSNKISIRINPGEGAGHSKKTNTGGPYSKHGIWHENLDEVKKLAKTYGLVISGVHMHIGSGGDMEHLKRITAKLVEFAKQFDAVEVINFGGGLPYQYNPDLPQEDISAYKAILEERTANLDKHFGRSIHCEIEPGRRFVAGCGYLVGEVRSLNHTYDENKNRLDYVLTNVGFCHLLRPMAYGSYHPIWFDGESLGPEKDLIVAGPVCESGDVLTQKDEEPVARRLPMPQAGDRIVVGGAGAYGYAMSSNYNTQPLISEVAVDGDQWSLVRRRQTLDDILREEIAG; encoded by the coding sequence ATGAAGATAGGAAATGTGAACATCAGGGATATCACCGCTGAAACGGGCACCCCTGTCTATATCTATGACATGAACGCCCTGAGACGTTCCATAGATGAAATAAAGCAATTGTCGCCAGTGGTTCGCTATGCCATGAAGGCTTGCTCCAACGGTCGGGTCCTCAAGGAAATGCAGGTCAATGGGGTGAAGATCGACGCGGTCAGCGTCTACGAAGTGCAGAGGGCCTTGCGCGCGGGCTTTGCGGTGGAAGACATATGTTTCACAAGCGACGTGTTTTTCAATGCCGACGATGTTGATTATTGTCTGGAGCAGGGCGTTTACGTCAACTGCGGTTCCCTCGGCATGGTTGAAGAGTATGGCAAGGCGTTTCAGAAACAGGGCAAGGGTTCCAATAAAATTTCTATCCGCATCAACCCCGGCGAAGGCGCTGGGCATTCGAAAAAAACCAACACCGGCGGCCCCTACAGCAAGCATGGCATCTGGCATGAGAATCTGGACGAGGTCAAGAAACTTGCGAAGACCTACGGACTGGTGATCTCTGGCGTGCACATGCATATTGGTTCCGGCGGCGATATGGAACATTTGAAACGCATCACAGCAAAGCTGGTGGAATTCGCGAAACAGTTCGACGCGGTCGAAGTGATTAACTTTGGCGGCGGTCTGCCCTATCAGTACAATCCCGATTTGCCGCAGGAGGATATTTCAGCTTACAAGGCGATTCTTGAAGAGCGAACGGCGAATCTTGATAAGCATTTCGGTCGCTCCATTCATTGCGAGATCGAGCCGGGACGTCGTTTCGTTGCGGGTTGCGGCTACTTGGTGGGCGAGGTGCGCTCCTTGAACCACACTTATGATGAGAATAAAAATCGTCTGGACTATGTTCTGACCAATGTCGGCTTTTGTCATCTACTGCGACCCATGGCCTACGGTTCCTATCACCCGATCTGGTTCGATGGCGAATCCCTTGGGCCGGAGAAAGATTTGATCGTCGCCGGTCCGGTCTGCGAATCCGGCGATGTGCTGACGCAAAAGGATGAAGAGCCGGTGGCGCGTCGATTGCCCATGCCGCAGGCGGGGGACCGGATCGTTGTCGGAGGGGCGGGCGCTTACGGCTACGCGATGTCTTCCAATTACAACACGCAACCGCTGATTTCCGAGGTGGCGGTGGATGGCGATCAATGGAGCCTGGTTCGACGTCGGCAAACGCTGGATGATATTTTGCGCGAAGAGATTGCGGGCTGA